The DNA segment TGGTCACGCCGCCAGCCGCCGTACATCCGCATCAACATTCCAACCGCCGTCATCGTCCGCGTTGGCGTACGACCATGCCGCTGGGATGCATTCAAACCGGCATACGGGTTGTAGCGATAGCGGTCGGCTTGCCCCACACCTTGTTGAGCGGCCTGCAACCATTTTTCGATCCCTTCGTAGGTCTGGTCGGGAACTTGAAGCCCGGACAATTCGCCACTCTTAAGGGCCATCATCATCCATCCGCTGACACTGGTATCGCTGCTGTTGCGAGGCTGATAACGCCAACCGCCACGCGTCGGATGCTGGCTGTCGACAATGAAGTTAAGCGACTTCTGCGCGGGCAACATCAACTGGGGATCTTGAGTCATCCCGTAGGCCTCACAAAGTGCAAGCGACGCGATGGCGTGGCTGTACATCCAGACATTGCGGTTGCTTACGGAATCCTCGGGCCGAAAGAGATCCCCATCATCACGTTGGCTTTCCCTCAAGAAATTCAGTCCTTTAGCAACCGTCCCCGCATACTGATGTTTGCGATGCGTATACCCCGCTCCTTGAAACGCCAACAGGCATAACCCGGTCGCTGCGGTATCGCTGTGCAGCAAAATCTTTTCGCCTGGTTGCTGCAGCGACCAACTGCCATCTTTGTTCTGTAGTTTGGCAAGGTATTCCAACCCCAGTTCAATCGCCTCTTCCGTTTCGGGTCCGACCATTCCCGCAGGCGCTGGCGCTGCGGCACCACTGGTTCGCATCACACGGCGTTGGAACGATTCCACCGATGCGACTTGGCTACCGGCAGGTTTAATCGGGCCACCGACCTCGCGTCGCCGCATCGGTTCACGCCCCAGATCGATCGCGGCGGAATCAGGCAGGTCAGGATTCGCCCCCAAACCAACGCGTTCCGCCAAGCGGTCGCCCAGACCGGCGGGCCCCATGGGGGCTCGGATATCAAGTGGGTTCGGAGCTCCCGAGGCAGCAGCCGCCAATGCACTGGACGGCGAATCAAGTTCACGACGTGCCATTCCATTGCCAACGGCCATCTGCGGAGCGTCATCGGCCTGCCCTTGCTGAGCCGCATCTGCAGCCGCCGCGGCGATCGCACTCATGTTGGGCGGTCCAACGGGCAAGTTGGGCGAATTCGATCGACTGATCCGTGAGCGTCCAGCCGTTTGCGAAGCGACTCCACTGGAAACCTGCGGCATTCCAGACTGCGGCACCGGCTGGCCGATCGCTCCGGTAGCCGCTGCGGAGCGAGAATCGCTTTTCGACAACGCGGGTCCGGTCGCTCCGATCTCGGCAAGCGAGGGCATATTGGCAGCCGCCGACCGAGAAGTCGCGGAAGATTCAGGACTTAACTGACGGGTCGCTTCAGGCGAAAGCCGAGCAACTGAAACCGTGGGGACCGATGGAGCGGCACCGGCGGGAGGCGTCACCTTAGGCGTCCTAGCCTCACGCGGCCGCGGCTGCTCAGTGGCAGCCATCGCCAACTGAGGCATCGCGTCGGAATCTTTTCTTTGAACCTCCCGTTTGGGTGCCGTTGGCCGAGCCAAAGGTTCCGGTGTCGGCATTGTCAACGACGCCGCGGACGCCTGCGAACGGTTCACTCGCACATCCTGTCGCTGCTGAACGTTTTCAGAAACCTGCTTAGCGGGTGCCACTTCAGGCGCGTCAACGGTGATCTTCGGATCGGGAACCCGTTCGGCTTCGCGTCGCGCCAGTTTTCCTGGGTCACTCCGTGGCGACGGCATGCGTTCAGCCGCCTCCTGCCGTTCGATCATCTGCTTACGAAGTTCGTGTTCGGTCTTCGGTTGCTCGGTTGGCATCTCCAATTTGACCGAAGTTTTTTCCATCGGCGGAATCTCACGCGATTCCTCTGGCACGACGCGAGAGGCCGTTTGCACATCGACCGGCTTGGCCCAGTCGGGTTGTTTGGTGTTTTCGCTCTGCCGTTGGAAAAGATGTTCGGGGACCGTCTTTCGGACCGGGGATCGTTCTGGCTGGGTTCCAGTGAACGTATCGGGCCAGTACTGACTAAAGATCACGACGTTGACCGCCACGATCAGCAACAGCAGGTGCAGAAAGATGGCGACTAAGAAACCGATCTCGACCGACCGCTGGAACAGGCGACCGGTAATCTGCCGGAGCAAAAAAGCGGAGATAAAGAATAGGCAAGTAACAATCGCCACGTAGGTCCAGGCGTTGTACAACCACCGCGAATCGTCAAACCCTAAACGGGTCGCCGCGACGTAGATGACCAATCCCCCCAGCGCCATCAGGGCAACATCGATCGGCCACATCGCCTCCATTCGAGCGCGTGAATCCTGGGATGGATGATCCATTTAAGGCGTCCCCTCCGGTCCATCTTGAGTGGTCACCGAGTAATCGCTAACGCCGGTACGATTGCACAGGTCCATCACACTAACAACCGGCTGAAAGGGGACCTCTTTGTCGGCTCGAATCACCACCGATTGATTGGTCGGATTGTCGGCAACCGCACGCGTCAACAGCTCTTCCAACTCGGGCATTGCCATCCGTTTTCCGCCCACGTGCGTCTCCCCTTTGGCGTTGATATCGATGACAAACTCTTTCGTCTGCGTGGTCATCGGGCTAGCGCTGGTCGCACTGGGGAGGACGATGTCCAGCTTCCGTTCTTCTTCTTCGAATTCGCTGGTGACCAAAAAGAAAATCAACAACAGAAACACGACATCGATCAGCGGCGTGAGGCTGAGAGTCGATGCGGCACGCGATTTTTTTAACTCTAAAGCCATCGCGACTACCCCTGCTGTGCGGTGGTAGAGTCTTTCGCCGTACGTTTTCCATCGGCGGATCGATTACTTTTTTGTGTTCCGCCAGCGACGGGTGGAGGCGATACGTCACGGCGGATCGGGCTGATACCGGTCCGGGGATCGAACCGCATGCGTCCCGCAAACCGTTCGAAACCAGGAGCGACCGTAAACGTCAATTCTTCAATCCGATGGAACAGCCGAATCAGGCGGTTTTCCAAATACTGAGCCATAATCGCGGCGGGAATGGCGACGATCAAACCTGCCAAGGTCGTTACCAAGGCGGTATAGATTCCTTCCGACAATTGTTCGCTACGGCTGCGATCGACCGTCAACGTGGTCGATTCATGGAAGGCGACGATCATTCCCCAAACCGTTCCCAACAACCCCATCAACGGGGTCGCCGCGGCGGCCAGGTTCAGCCACCGAATCGGCCCCCCGAAATCGTCGGCTTTGCGCTGGGTTGCTTCGGTTGCAATCCGCTCGATCTCGCTAACCGGTTGCCCGGTCCGCTGGAGCATGGCGATCACAACATCAGCAGCGACGGATCGATTTTCTTGGCATGCTTTATAAGCCGCTTTCGGATCAAATTCGGTAACCGGATCGGCCAGTTGCTGCAAGCGTTTCACCAATCGACGCGGCACAACCCTTCCGCGACGCAGACTGATAAAGCGTTCCACCGAAAGGGTAACCACCAACATCGACATCACAGCGATCGGGATCATGAATTTCCCGCCGCTACCGATCAACGTCATCAAATCGATGCCGCTTGGTTTAGCATCCTGCTCCGCGCCGCCGGGAGGGACGTTATCAGCGGGATCGGGCAGAAGTAAATCTTCGATCGCCGATTCAGAAACAGGGACGTCTTGGCCCCATGCTTCCAATCCAACGCCGAACGGGCTTACCGCAAGCAGGGTCACCACGACGATAGCCGCCCAGGCAGATCCACGCCAAAGCGATGACGACGCGGATCCAGCACCTTGATCCGAGGGTTGAAAATTCAACGTCAAGAGAGGGCTCACTATTTAATGAAATGATCTAAACGGGAACGGAAGGGGGTTCCCCTTACAGACGCTGCAAGACTTCCATCCGTTCCTTGGCCTTGGCTGCCAATTCATGATCGGGATGTTTTTCGATCACAAACCCGAAGAACTCGCGAGCGTATTTGATCGCGGCGTCGCGGCGTGCCCCTTGCGTTGACTGAATCAACAATTCCGCACAACGCCCCGCTTCAAAACCACTCTTAGCTTGCCAGTTCTTGATCGCCGCTGGAGCCTTATCAGCTCCAAAACCGTACATCACACGCTGAAATTCCGGGATCGCTTTTGCCATGTCACGACGTCCAAAATAGACTTCGCCCATCATGAATCGAGAACGAGCCGCGGTTTCATCACGGTATTTACTGGCAACCTGGTTGTATAGTTTTAAAGCTTGTTCCTCATCCCCCAATTGTTGGGATGCGTAGGCCGTTTGGAAAAAGGCTTGAGGGAGGTAATTGGTATTTGGGAACCTCGATCGCAATGTATCGAACCATTCGACCGACTCCTTCCATTTCTCCAGCTGCCCCAAACTTTGGCCTCCGTGAAGGTAAACCAATTCACGAATCTGGCGTTGTTCGGGTGAATCGATAGTTTTGCTGCTTTCGTCATTCGCTTCGATTCGTTCTCGAGCCTTCTGATAGGCCTGCGAGGCCAATTCAAATTGCTCCAATTTGAACCTCGACTCTCCCGTCATCAGCAAACCATCCAAGATAAGTTTCCCTTCTGGGAAACGGGTTACCTGGTCTGCAAATACTTTTTCCGCCGCCGCAAAATCGGGTTGCCGGAACAGCGACCAACCTTGGTTATACAAACCTTTCTCGGCCAGCTCGGGATCCTTGGATAATTCGGCAGCCCGTCCAAACGCGGCGGCCGATTCTTTCCATTTCCTGGCAGCGTACTGTTGCTCGCCAATGAAGTACGAGGCCTCCGCCGCCAGCGGATTGTCAGGATCCTTTTGAATCAAATTCTCAAAAGCCTTTGCCGCTTCCGCCTCTTCCCCCGCTTCTTTCAAAGACCATGCAAGGTCATACAGAACTCGTCCTGTCGTCGGATATTGTGGGACTTCGTCCACAATCCTCTGCAGCCGCACAACGGCCTCGGCGTGACGTTCCTTTTCGATATCAATCTGAGCCAGTTCATAAAGAGCATGTCCCAGCGAAATACCTTGCGGATTTGTATCGAGAATCGCCGTCAATTGCTTTTCGGCTTCAGGCAGTTCGCTGGCTTTGCGTAACGTGATTCCATATGCCAACTGTGTCTGATTCCGGAGCGGATGCGATTCATACTCATCCAGCATCCGTTTCAACAGTGGCTTTGCCTCCGCCAGTTTGTCTTGCTGTAAGAAACACCAACCCTGATTGAAGAGTGCATACGGAATAAGTCCGGGGTCACTATCACGCTTAAGAATCTGTGCATAAGCAGCGATGGCTGCAGGAAAATCTTGCTTTCCAGCCGCCTGCTGACCGAGGCGGAAATAAGCCTGATCGGCCATCCGGTTTTTTGGATAGGTCGCGACCAATTTCTGCCAAGTCTTGACGGCCGCCTCCGCATCTTCGGCTTGAAGCTGAGCTTGCCCGAGCAGCAACATCGCTTCGCTAGCCTTTGCCCACTCCGCATCCAGCTTAAGCGATTCCTGCAAACCGCTGATCGCGTCTTGGGGGCGTTGAGCAAAAAGGTGGCTGGCTCCGACAAGGAACTGAGCTTCTGCTTTCTCAGCAGGCGCCTGCAGCGCCACCATTTGAGCCTTCGCTAGTTCGATCGCCGAATCGTACTGACCCGCCAAGTAGTGAGCCGTGATGGCTCGCAAAATCCAAACCGAGCGTTGTGGATTTTCGTCCGTTTCCTTTAACAGTGCTTCGTACGCTTTGGCCGCCTCCGCATGACTGCCGGCCAACAATTTCGCTTCCGCATCGATGTAGCGAACGTCGCTGCGGAGCGGGTCTTTTTCGTATCGCTTTAGGAATTGTCCCGAGAGATCGACCGCTTGCTGCAGACTGCCCGACTGCAAAGCCGCAAAGGCCGCGCTGTAGAGCGCCCGCGGGGCCAACGAACTGTTTGGGTCTTCGCGGTAAACCGCAGCAAACAAGTCCAATGATTCTTTGGCTTTCCCGGGCAACAAAGATACCGCTTCGGCCTGATCCAGTTTCAACGCCAACGCGTACTGACCGGCAACTCCTTTCTTGATCTGTTCGGCCGCCACTTTCTCGGCCTCTTCCGCACTCCCTTTGCGAAGTGCAATCTGAGCCAACCAGTGAGCCGCTTCGGTCGCTTCCGCTTGATTGGGTTGATTCAGAACTTCGCGAAAACGTTTGCTGGCAGCTTCGATATCGCCAGCAACGTAAGAACTTTGGGCGGAAGCCAGCACGGCTGCCGAACTGTATTTGGAATCGGGAAATTCCTTGATCAGCTGTTCATAGGTTTTCGCAGCCCCGGCCGAATCACCCGACTGAGCCAACGCAAAGGCTTGACGGAACCTTGCATAGGGAGCGTTGCTGCCACCCTGCTTGGCAGCCTCGGCAAACACGGTGACCGCCGCAGCGTTATCTTTTTGCAGTAGCAGCACGTCGCCCATCCGGACGCGGACTTCCTCAGCCAATTCAGCGTCCGATTCGGCACAACTTTCCAGCAATCCTTTATAGGCCTGCACAGCACCTGCGTAATCTTTCAATTCCTCCTGAGCCACGCCGCGAGCGTACAAAGTATCACAGCGCAGCGGACTCTCGGCCGCTTTGGGCCACTTGAGCAACTGGTCGTAAAACCGGATCGCTTGCTTCGAATCCCCGAGCGCGTAGGCAGCTTCACCACTAAAAAAGTAAGCCTGATCCAAAAAGTCACTTTTGGGATATTCTTTGCTCAGTTGCTGAAAAGTCTGAATCGTCTCTTTCAACAATTTGGGATCGCGGGCTTCCCCCGGTTCGACCCCTTGGCCGGAAGCCGCATAGAGGCACCAACCACGGTTCGCGAAGCTTTCCTCGCGCAGATCGTACTTTTTATCTGCCAACGCTTTGGCAAATGCGGCGGCGGCTGCCTTATAATCAGGCATCTCGCGTTGCATGTAGCAGACCCCCAGATAATGGGCCGCTTTGGGGGCTAAAGGATCATTAGCGTACTGGGATAAAAACTCTTCCCAAGCAGTAATTGCTAGGTCCATTGCCGCATTGGTCTGGAAATTGGCGGCATCGGCGTATTTTGCTATCGCCTCATCGCTCGATTTCTCAGCGTCCTGGGCATAGCCAAGCTGGACCGTTGCTACCAACAAGATGCCAATCAACCAGGCAAATGTACGATTGGCGGAATGCTTCCGTTTCATCACTTCCAGTTCCCCACATGTAGCGGCTTGGATAGGCCATATTGCAAAAGCTATTTGCAGTCTACCGGGCAGACCTCAAATCGAAAAGGTTTCACTTCACTCCCCCCATTCACCCAGGTCAACGCATTTAGCCCGAAGTGCCAAACAAAAGGCCGAAGAACGACCTGAATCTCAACCTGCGAATGACTCTCTGAGAGCGCAAGTACATCACTTCATCGTTCTTTTGGGAGCGCTTCTTGAAGGCGCACCGGTCGCGAGGGATCAGAGATCGATCAATGGCGGGCAGAGGCAGGGCATAGA comes from the Roseimaritima multifibrata genome and includes:
- a CDS encoding prenyltransferase/squalene oxidase repeat-containing protein produces the protein MDHPSQDSRARMEAMWPIDVALMALGGLVIYVAATRLGFDDSRWLYNAWTYVAIVTCLFFISAFLLRQITGRLFQRSVEIGFLVAIFLHLLLLIVAVNVVIFSQYWPDTFTGTQPERSPVRKTVPEHLFQRQSENTKQPDWAKPVDVQTASRVVPEESREIPPMEKTSVKLEMPTEQPKTEHELRKQMIERQEAAERMPSPRSDPGKLARREAERVPDPKITVDAPEVAPAKQVSENVQQRQDVRVNRSQASAASLTMPTPEPLARPTAPKREVQRKDSDAMPQLAMAATEQPRPREARTPKVTPPAGAAPSVPTVSVARLSPEATRQLSPESSATSRSAAANMPSLAEIGATGPALSKSDSRSAAATGAIGQPVPQSGMPQVSSGVASQTAGRSRISRSNSPNLPVGPPNMSAIAAAAADAAQQGQADDAPQMAVGNGMARRELDSPSSALAAAASGAPNPLDIRAPMGPAGLGDRLAERVGLGANPDLPDSAAIDLGREPMRRREVGGPIKPAGSQVASVESFQRRVMRTSGAAAPAPAGMVGPETEEAIELGLEYLAKLQNKDGSWSLQQPGEKILLHSDTAATGLCLLAFQGAGYTHRKHQYAGTVAKGLNFLRESQRDDGDLFRPEDSVSNRNVWMYSHAIASLALCEAYGMTQDPQLMLPAQKSLNFIVDSQHPTRGGWRYQPRNSSDTSVSGWMMMALKSGELSGLQVPDQTYEGIEKWLQAAQQGVGQADRYRYNPYAGLNASQRHGRTPTRTMTAVGMLMRMYGGWRRDHPSMVSGANYLAQSPPAIGTPEVPRRDTYYWYYATQVMFHMGGEHWQKWNQALSPTLVDSQVKAGDRVGSWEPFGDVPDRWSPHAGRLYLTAMNLLSLEVFYRHLPIYEETAN
- a CDS encoding tetratricopeptide repeat protein → MKRKHSANRTFAWLIGILLVATVQLGYAQDAEKSSDEAIAKYADAANFQTNAAMDLAITAWEEFLSQYANDPLAPKAAHYLGVCYMQREMPDYKAAAAAFAKALADKKYDLREESFANRGWCLYAASGQGVEPGEARDPKLLKETIQTFQQLSKEYPKSDFLDQAYFFSGEAAYALGDSKQAIRFYDQLLKWPKAAESPLRCDTLYARGVAQEELKDYAGAVQAYKGLLESCAESDAELAEEVRVRMGDVLLLQKDNAAAVTVFAEAAKQGGSNAPYARFRQAFALAQSGDSAGAAKTYEQLIKEFPDSKYSSAAVLASAQSSYVAGDIEAASKRFREVLNQPNQAEATEAAHWLAQIALRKGSAEEAEKVAAEQIKKGVAGQYALALKLDQAEAVSLLPGKAKESLDLFAAVYREDPNSSLAPRALYSAAFAALQSGSLQQAVDLSGQFLKRYEKDPLRSDVRYIDAEAKLLAGSHAEAAKAYEALLKETDENPQRSVWILRAITAHYLAGQYDSAIELAKAQMVALQAPAEKAEAQFLVGASHLFAQRPQDAISGLQESLKLDAEWAKASEAMLLLGQAQLQAEDAEAAVKTWQKLVATYPKNRMADQAYFRLGQQAAGKQDFPAAIAAYAQILKRDSDPGLIPYALFNQGWCFLQQDKLAEAKPLLKRMLDEYESHPLRNQTQLAYGITLRKASELPEAEKQLTAILDTNPQGISLGHALYELAQIDIEKERHAEAVVRLQRIVDEVPQYPTTGRVLYDLAWSLKEAGEEAEAAKAFENLIQKDPDNPLAAEASYFIGEQQYAARKWKESAAAFGRAAELSKDPELAEKGLYNQGWSLFRQPDFAAAEKVFADQVTRFPEGKLILDGLLMTGESRFKLEQFELASQAYQKARERIEANDESSKTIDSPEQRQIRELVYLHGGQSLGQLEKWKESVEWFDTLRSRFPNTNYLPQAFFQTAYASQQLGDEEQALKLYNQVASKYRDETAARSRFMMGEVYFGRRDMAKAIPEFQRVMYGFGADKAPAAIKNWQAKSGFEAGRCAELLIQSTQGARRDAAIKYAREFFGFVIEKHPDHELAAKAKERMEVLQRL
- a CDS encoding MotA/TolQ/ExbB proton channel family protein, yielding MTLNFQPSDQGAGSASSSLWRGSAWAAIVVVTLLAVSPFGVGLEAWGQDVPVSESAIEDLLLPDPADNVPPGGAEQDAKPSGIDLMTLIGSGGKFMIPIAVMSMLVVTLSVERFISLRRGRVVPRRLVKRLQQLADPVTEFDPKAAYKACQENRSVAADVVIAMLQRTGQPVSEIERIATEATQRKADDFGGPIRWLNLAAAATPLMGLLGTVWGMIVAFHESTTLTVDRSRSEQLSEGIYTALVTTLAGLIVAIPAAIMAQYLENRLIRLFHRIEELTFTVAPGFERFAGRMRFDPRTGISPIRRDVSPPPVAGGTQKSNRSADGKRTAKDSTTAQQG
- a CDS encoding ExbD/TolR family protein — protein: MALELKKSRAASTLSLTPLIDVVFLLLIFFLVTSEFEEEERKLDIVLPSATSASPMTTQTKEFVIDINAKGETHVGGKRMAMPELEELLTRAVADNPTNQSVVIRADKEVPFQPVVSVMDLCNRTGVSDYSVTTQDGPEGTP